The DNA window ggtgccatttttttgtgtggcaattaccactttgtggctgtgtctcaaaaaaaaaaacttttgtcagtACACATTGTTAAGAAAATAATATAATTATGTCTCCAAGGCTGTACTACTTTTACTTCCATTGCTGCCCCCAAGCTAATGTGTGCCAACTTTTCCTACAAGGAGAAGAAATTATAAAGGGGAAAAATGGAAATAATGAAAATCTCTCAAGATAAAGCTAGTGCAAGTAATAAATTAGAACGCACCCTTTATGAGAAATTACAATCATTAAATGAGAAATAGAGTGACGATTTTTTTCAAATAACTGATAGCCTGCCAAaagttatttttgtaattaaaaaaaaagattgagtATGTAAGTTTGTAATTGGGGGgggtttcataaagaaatacaatcatgtgtgcttacggactgtatccctgcagactgtattgttctgtattgatatataatgtaggaactagaaatattaacagaaagaaacaaaccctttgtgtgaatgaggagggaggttttttgggttggtgcactaattgtaagtgtatcttgtgttttttatgttgatttaataaaatgaaataaaaattattattatttttatttcatttttttcttgtgcggcccagtaccaatcgatccacgaaccggtatcggtggttggggaccactgcattatatAGTTTTGTGAAACCATTGcaataaagtaatttaaaaaaatctcttTCATGTTATTTTAGACTTATTTGCTGTAAGtctttacaccttttttttttattgcttgcttttttttaaagttacactTTCAATCGCAGGTTTTTTTTATCTCGTCTGGCATGCTGTTATTGActgtttattagggctgtgagtctttgggtgtcccacgattcgattcaatatcgattcttggggtcatgattcgattcaaaatcgatgtttttttttcaattcaacactattctctattcaaaaacgatttttttcccgattcaaaacgattctctattcattcaatacataggatttcagcaggatctaccccagtctgctgacatgcaagcagagtagttaatttttgtaaaaaccttttataattgtaaaggacaatgttttatcaactgattgcaataatgtacatttgttttaactattaaatgaaccaaaaatatgacttattttaactttttgaaaatattggacacagtgtgttgtcaagcttatgagatgtgatgcaagtgtaagccactctgacactattgttctttttttttttttataaatgtgtaatgataatgtcaatgagggatttttaatcactgctatgttgaaattgtaactaatatttatactgttgataatattcatttttgtttcactacttttggtttgttctgtgtcgtgtttgtgtctcctctcaattgctctgtttattgcagttctgagtgttgctgggtcgggtttggttttggaatgggattgcattgttatggtattgctgtgtattgttttgttggattgattaatttaaaaaatatatatatattttttttaaaataaataaataaaataaaataaaaatcgattttttgttACATTTGTTACTGTTTATGTACtgtaaaaatactaataaaaaactAGTTACGAGCTTGTCACGTGGCGGAAGAGGCGGGACTAATGTAAAGTAATGGCGGCTGTCGCCAGTGCCTACGACAAGCTAGTGGGGGCAAAGTGCTGCAACGCATACGCTTGCACACTGGGGGAATAACAGAGTTAAACTAAAACAATAAAATGTGGAAAATTAGTAGCAAACCGCATATAAATCAAGTTATGATTTATTTCCAATATACATCAAATGCATGGCCTTTAGCGGGAACATGCCCCTACCTGGTCGGCACGTCGCCGGGGTGCTACTAGCTAGTCGTCGAAGAAGAAGCGGGTAAAAATTGGCGTCCTCATTTCCGGTAAGCGTGAAACGACAGTAATGAATTTGGGATCAAGATTGACGCACTCAGGAAGTAAGTACACGTTTTATACATACtatacttattgaagtgtacATAGTATACTCATTGAAGTGTACGTAGTATACTTATTGAAGTATACTGTAGTGTGCTTTATTGGAGACACGACTATCAGCTGCTAGCAAGAAGAAACGTTAGCATCACATGGATTTGCCAACCAAAGGAAAACCTGGATAAATGTTGTTTTGGAAGGAGCATAAACGCTAAAGTGTGAGGCTGATTTAAACGCTGACAAGTGGGTGAAGTAGCTAAGAGCTCAAAAGTCATACATGTGTTAGCTGTACGTGTAGTAGCATTGCCGGCTAACGTTGttgttaataataaaatgttgactgtttgtccctcaggacgtGCAGGATGAAGGTGAAGGTGAAGAAATGGAACGGGGTCGCGTCCTGGTTGTGGGTGGCTAATGATGAGAACTGTGGTATCTGCAGACTGGCCTTTAATGGCTGCTGTCCTGAATGTAAGTATGCACTTATCTCCTAGGTACACTATatggtagtgatgggttgatgaggcctcatgaagcgtttcgacacattgcaaaactgtattgatactgtgtcgatactgtgtcactaaatactgacatctgctggacattaaaaatccctacaggcaacctatggaccgactcaactgacactgattttatgacctagtatatacaataatataaacctagtcattgtatttcatttaggattatttcatatcttcatttaaataaaaatatatttttatcttttttagatacagtcaaataatgtgaacatgtatcatgactaggatggtagaaggtggggattgaaccccagtaaccgattgctggcacggccacgctaccaacttcgccacgccgtcattcctgtaccttctctagtaacagtagtgatgggtcctgcaacacagatgcataggcgcatgcgtcgagctcatagagcgaaaccctgtgtcggtgcgcgtaccgcttttagaaagtcacgtgaccgatcatgagctgctttggtcacgtgaccgatacgcgaactgtatcgcactgacgcctcctctgtgccctgtgagcaacattccctctaaggtgcgcgcctgcgcaaatgcgcagtgctcaagcgtcctccgcgcacaccgtgcgccgcacagccaatatatgccgcgcaccaaatcaaacccatctgaattctaaacaaaataaacacatttattctgtgtaattttgaaatgcaactttgagtgacagtgacaacaagcggccctaatggtgttcgtcaacaacacgcattgcgccgcttcctaataaacacagtttggcgcgcaggcgtcagtgcgatacagttcatgagcggtcacgtgaccagaacagctcatgagcggtcacgtgaccaaaacagctcgtgttcggtcacgtgactttctaaaagcgatacgcgcaccgacacagggtatcgctctatgagctcgacgcatgcgccgatgcatcggtgttgccggacccatcactactatatggccaaaagtatttggccacccatccaaatgatcagaatcaggtgtcctaatcacttggcccggccacaggtgtataaaatcaagcacttaggcatggagactgtttctacaaacatttgtgaaagaatgggccgctctcagtgatttccagcgtggaactgtcataggatgccacctgtgcaacaaatccattcgtgaaatttcctcactcttaaatatttcaaagtaaacCGTCCGCTTTGTTATAAGAAAATgggagagtttgggaacaacagcaacccagccaccaagtggtaggccacgtaaactgacagagaggggtcagcgcaaagtgcaaagaggtcgctgactttctgcacagtcagttgctacaaagctccaaacttcatgtgaccttccaattagcccacgtacagtacgcagagagcttcatggattgGGTTTCCATGCCCGAGCAGCTGCatttaagccatacatcaccaagtccaatgcaaagcgtgggatgcagtggtgtaaagcacgtccccactggactctagagcagtggagacgccttctctggagtgatgaatcacgctttttcatctggcaatctgatggacaagtttggctttggaggttgccaggagaacggtgcatttcggactgcattgtgctgagtgtgaaatttgttgcaggaggaattatggtgtggggttgttcttcaggagttgggcttggccccttagttccagtgaaaggaactttgaatgctccaggatatcaaaacattttggacaattccatgctcccaaccttgtggaaacAGTTTGTAGCGGGCccattcctcttccaacatgactgtgtgcaccagtgcacaaagcaaggtccataaagacattgatgacagagtctggtgtggatgaacttgactggcctgcacagagtcctgacctgaacccgatagagcacctttgggatgaattagaacagagactgagagccaggccttagaatggtcgaaaattcctataaacacactccacaaccttgtggacagccttcccagaagagttgaagctgtaatagctgcaaaaggtggaccgacatcatattgaaccctatgagttaggaatgggatggcacttcaagttcatatgtgagtcaaggcaggtggccaaatacttttggcaatatagtgtatgtgatcaacattttgaaaaatgaacTTCAAAACATTATAGCCCCCTTAATAATTGTCATAAATgcattagatcaggggtgcccattacgtcgatcgcgagctactggtcgatggtggagggtgtgtcagtcgatcgccagccaggcgttaaaaaaatagacctcaaAATTAGCAATCTTCaataagacgtcactttcgtcacattcatggcacccgagggtcttgtgagatgacgctggctgctgccagatcattattaagaaaaaatgacagagAGGAGGGcgagaaacattttttatttcaacagactcacgCGCCGTACTTGCTGTCAAGACTCTAAAGACGCGACTGCAcaattcctgtcttcacaataaaagccctgcttcatcctgcctgctctaacaaaataagagtctcagaaaactagcgtgcacaagctagcaagctacggagtttgccgccaatgtatttcttgtcaaGTGGATAAAAActagtatggaagctggactaataagatgccaaaaagcaaccactttcatgtggtattggacagaaaggagaactttttttctcctccatttgaaaatgtggacgttatcatcactactgtttgattccaatcaatgcaagtcatcaaaatcaggtaatacactaatttatattcttgtcttcatgaaagaaagaaatctatatgtgttaaacatgcttgtattatcattaaacacatttaacttgttaacaaaaacgtcttttataaataaatacatataaattatttatatgaatgaggtagatcccctccacttggtcagttgaaaagtagctcgcctgcagaataagtgtgggcacccctgcattagatacaagtaacttaccgtatttttcggactataagtcgcagtttttttcatagtttggccaggggtgcgacttatactcaggagtgacttatgtgtgaaattattaacacattaccgtaaaatatcaaataatattatttagctcattcacgtaagagactagacgtataggatttcatgggatttagcgattaggagtgacagattgtttggtaaacgtatagcatgttctatatgttatagttatttgaatgactcttaccataatatgttacgttaacataccaggcacgttctcagttggttatttatgcctcatataacgtacacttattcagcctgttgttcactattctttatttattttaaattgcctttcaaatgtctattcttggtgttgggttttatcaagtaaatttccccaaaaaatgcgacttctatatgtttttttccttctttattatgtattttcggccggtgcgacttatactccgaaaaatttgGTAATTAAAATggtaataccgtattttctgcactaaAAATCTCATTCCCAATACAGGTTCTGTTACacccctagacacattttttccATTAATAGCTGTACCATCACAATTGTCAATCTGTTTTGCAGGTAAGGTCCCTGGGGATGACTGTCCACTGGTCTGGGGTCAGTGTTCCCACTGTTTTCACATGCACTGCATCTTGAAGTGGCTCAACTCTCAGCAGGTCCAGCAGCAGTGTCCCATGTGCAGGCAGGAGTGGAAGTTTAAAGAATGAACACACCTGATTGTTGGTATGATTGTAAATAAGCTTTTTTTTCATACATGTACTTGACACAACTGAAATGAAGCGGACGTCTAAGGCATTGGTGTAGTTCATTTGAAAAATAAGTTATCCGAGCCAAATATGTGTTTGTACTGTACAGTAGAGGGCACTGCAGGCTGGGGTAAATAAGCCATTGGTCAACACAGGTGGTTGTCAGGTGTTGACCTGGCAAGtttggactgaatttggcaaattATGGAGTTTTTTGACTTGCTGGAGCCAAATAAATTGTTGACGTTTCATTAAAGATGGCTCTTTGAATTTAATTTTCACATGCCAAATCAAGCACAAAATTAACCGCTTGCAGAGGTGCTTGCTGAGTAAACCAGTGCTGTTGGGTATTTGTCATCCCTTCCAGAAAAACTCAAGCATTTCGAGGTCACATGGTTGCAACCCATGTGCGCTACATTTTCTGACGGCCATTTTGTGTTCAACCCAATGCAATAGTGACTCGATCGTTAAAATAATGCATTTAAGCGTTGCCTCCTTGCATTGTGACTCTCAATGTGTAAATGCTGAAAAATAATGagggaaaataaataatttattaacttattttttattaaagaagTGTACGTACTATCTTAATGTCAGtcaattgctagcatgctaactgttaacgtgCGTGAAGTAACAAAATAATTAACTTTTTAGAAACTGTTTGCTGGCATACGCCTCAGGCTCAAATATGTTGTTACTTggtg is part of the Entelurus aequoreus isolate RoL-2023_Sb linkage group LG22, RoL_Eaeq_v1.1, whole genome shotgun sequence genome and encodes:
- the LOC133639386 gene encoding anaphase-promoting complex subunit 11, with translation MKVKVKKWNGVASWLWVANDENCGICRLAFNGCCPECKVPGDDCPLVWGQCSHCFHMHCILKWLNSQQVQQQCPMCRQEWKFKE